In the genome of Blastopirellula marina, the window AAGGAACGCCGCTACTTCTGAAAAAGGTCAGAATCACCGAGAGAATGGACCTACTTATGTACCGTCAGCAAAGTGACAGCACATTGAAACCGCTCATGATAAGAGTTTCGTTCTATACCGGCAATAGCGGCCAATCCGCCCAAAAATGCCAAAAGGTGGCCCTGTAGACCACCTTTCGCTCTCTGCCTTCTTATTGCCAGCGACTGGGATTACCCAAATCACCCTGTCGAACCTATTTTTGTCCCAGATCGACCGCGACCAACTCTTTGTCGTTGCGGAAAAAGCCAGTCTGGTTGGCATAAGCAGGGTGTGTCCAGACAACCTGGCGACCAAATGCTTCGCTCGTGGGATCTAAAACATGAAAGCTTCCCAGCGATTCGAAGCCACTCTTGGTCATTTTGGCGACCAGCAAATCGCCAACTTCGCTGAAAATTAGGTAGCGATCGCTTTCCCCCAACCGGGTCACGAAGGCCGTGCCATGCCTAATGAACCGAGTTTCATCCGGCTTGGTTGCCTCGAAGGTTGTCCACAGACGATCCCCGTTCGCAGCGTCCACCGCCATCAGGCTACCGACGTTGCAGTCGCTTCCGTACAACACGCCATCCACAAAAACCGGGGTTGAAGTGCCACTATAGACCGAGGTTTTCGGCTCGCCGTGCCAGAGTGCTTTCGCTCCAGGCTGACTTTCATCCAACTCGATCATGACCGACTGGTTGCCAATTCCGCTGGCATACATGCGGTTTCCATCGACCATCGGACGAGCGATCGACATCTCGTACGCTGGCTCGATCGGAACTTCCCAGTACTTGTCCCCTGTCTTGGGATCAAGCGAAGCCACTCCTTCTGGGTGATAAATGATCAACTGCCGCTTGCCGGCCGCTTCAATGATCGCTGGTGGAGCGTAGCCCATCTTCGCATCCAACGATTTCCAGTGTACCTCGCCGGTTCGTTTATCCAGGGCAACAACTCCTTGCCCTGGGCCACCCACCATGACATAAAGCAGATCGCCGTCAACCAATGGATGCCCAGCACACCCCCAGATGGGAATTTCAGCCTCAAAATCATCGACCAGGCTCTTTCGCCAAGCCAGTTCACCCGTTTCAACTTGCAGGCAGACCAGGTCCCCTTCGGCACCTACC includes:
- a CDS encoding PQQ-binding-like beta-propeller repeat protein translates to MHRYATIGRPLLAVMISLALSWSVMADDWPQWMGPQRDDVYRESGVIRSIPEGGLKVKWRVPISGGYAGPAVAGGRVFVTDYLAESNEISNDPGARQERQGKERVLAFDAKTGGKLWEYAYDRPYSISYAVGPRCTPAVDGELLYWVGAEGDLVCLQVETGELAWRKSLVDDFEAEIPIWGCAGHPLVDGDLLYVMVGGPGQGVVALDKRTGEVHWKSLDAKMGYAPPAIIEAAGKRQLIIYHPEGVASLDPKTGDKYWEVPIEPAYEMSIARPMVDGNRMYASGIGNQSVMIELDESQPGAKALWHGEPKTSVYSGTSTPVFVDGVLYGSDCNVGSLMAVDAANGDRLWTTFEATKPDETRFIRHGTAFVTRLGESDRYLIFSEVGDLLVAKMTKSGFESLGSFHVLDPTSEAFGRQVVWTHPAYANQTGFFRNDKELVAVDLGQK